Proteins from a single region of Chloroflexota bacterium:
- a CDS encoding putative peptidoglycan glycosyltransferase FtsW, with product MATQAQPAARGLRWPPQDPILLLLTVLLPLGGAVMVASARIPAVLGEGAPLDADTIQQMIFGITGLVLALGLSAVDYQRYERLALPALGIAWLLLLGVYFFSNAPPQLAARRWFVIGDFTLQPSEFAKLALILALAKLAKLFGNRVRDWRIGLLGGGGLLAAVVLPVVAEPDLGTAVTMAAVGLAMLFVAGVRLRHLAVLPLGALAAGAISIAVHEYQRARVVAFLTRDPEVTNTGYQAAQAKIALGAGGVTGRGLGAGTQKFLLPVPDSDSIFAVIGEEFGLVGTGLVLVLFLALFVRGIQIAGSTEDPFGRLLAVGIVTQLTFQAFVNMGVVTGLIPVTGLTLPFVSLGGSSLLASLLMMGILLNVARKSALQRRE from the coding sequence ATGGCGACGCAGGCACAGCCCGCCGCGCGTGGGCTCCGCTGGCCCCCGCAGGACCCGATTCTGCTCCTGCTCACGGTGCTGTTGCCGTTGGGCGGCGCGGTCATGGTTGCCAGTGCGCGCATTCCGGCGGTTCTCGGCGAGGGGGCGCCCCTCGACGCCGACACGATTCAGCAGATGATCTTCGGCATCACGGGCCTGGTGCTCGCATTGGGCCTGAGCGCCGTGGACTACCAGCGCTACGAGCGGCTCGCCCTTCCTGCCCTGGGCATCGCCTGGCTGCTGCTGCTTGGGGTCTACTTTTTCTCGAACGCGCCGCCGCAGTTGGCGGCCCGACGCTGGTTCGTCATCGGCGACTTCACACTGCAGCCCAGCGAGTTCGCCAAGCTGGCCCTGATTCTGGCGCTGGCGAAGCTGGCCAAGCTCTTCGGCAACCGCGTGCGCGATTGGCGCATTGGCCTGCTGGGCGGCGGCGGGCTGCTCGCGGCGGTGGTGCTGCCGGTGGTGGCCGAGCCCGACCTGGGTACGGCCGTCACGATGGCGGCGGTGGGTCTGGCCATGCTGTTCGTGGCCGGCGTCCGGCTGCGGCACCTGGCGGTGCTGCCGCTCGGCGCGCTCGCGGCCGGCGCCATCTCCATCGCCGTGCACGAGTACCAGCGGGCACGCGTGGTGGCGTTTCTCACGCGCGACCCCGAGGTCACCAATACCGGCTATCAGGCCGCGCAGGCCAAGATCGCCCTCGGCGCCGGCGGGGTTACCGGCCGCGGCCTGGGCGCCGGCACGCAAAAGTTCCTGCTGCCGGTGCCCGATTCGGACTCCATTTTCGCCGTGATTGGCGAAGAGTTCGGCCTCGTCGGCACCGGCCTCGTGCTGGTGCTCTTTCTCGCGTTGTTCGTGCGCGGCATTCAGATCGCGGGATCGACCGAGGATCCATTCGGCCGCTTGCTGGCCGTCGGCATCGTCACCCAGCTCACGTTTCAGGCGTTCGTGAACATGGGCGTGGTCACGGGATTGATTCCGGTCACGGGCCTTACGCTGCCATTCGTGAGCCTGGGCGGGTCGTCGCTGCTCGCCTCGCTGTTGATGATGGGCATTTTGCTCAACGTGGCGCGAAAATCCGCCTTGCAGCGGCGCGAATGA
- the mraZ gene encoding division/cell wall cluster transcriptional repressor MraZ, whose translation MHGITGLRVHQLDAKGRLAFPSKFRALLPGGGVLTVGAERCLTFYPSERWRQIEERLGDMDPLDPDVRDTKRRVFGMAERVDFDGQGRINIPSHLIDFAGLAKKVAVIGTGDVIEIWDADTWRDQRDRIDADAVAIMRRAGGGAPH comes from the coding sequence ATGCACGGCATCACCGGACTTCGAGTCCACCAGCTCGACGCCAAGGGGCGTTTGGCCTTCCCCAGCAAGTTTCGCGCCTTGCTTCCCGGCGGCGGCGTGCTCACGGTGGGCGCCGAGCGGTGCCTCACATTTTATCCGAGCGAGCGCTGGCGCCAGATCGAGGAACGTCTGGGGGACATGGATCCCCTCGACCCCGACGTGCGCGACACCAAACGACGCGTCTTCGGCATGGCCGAGCGCGTGGACTTCGATGGGCAGGGACGGATCAACATTCCGTCGCATCTCATCGACTTCGCTGGACTGGCAAAGAAAGTCGCCGTGATTGGCACTGGCGATGTCATTGAAATCTGGGACGCCGATACCTGGCGCGATCAGCGCGACCGTATCGACGCGGACGCCGTCGCGATCATGCGGCGAGCCGGTGGAGGCGCCCCACACTAA
- a CDS encoding ribonuclease HI family protein produces MARATIKLTIHCDGASRGNPGPAAAGVVALDEQYEIVARAAVRLGVMTNNQAEYHAVWTGMQLAGQLGATEVEFRLDSELVVRQLSGEWRIKHAGLRPLAERVRAAQPDGARVRYAHVSREANVLADRLANWALDRIDPADATPG; encoded by the coding sequence TTGGCGAGGGCGACGATCAAGCTCACGATTCATTGCGACGGCGCCAGCCGCGGCAACCCGGGACCGGCGGCTGCCGGCGTGGTTGCGCTTGACGAGCAGTACGAGATCGTGGCCCGGGCCGCGGTGCGGCTGGGCGTGATGACCAACAACCAGGCCGAGTATCACGCCGTGTGGACCGGCATGCAGCTGGCCGGGCAGCTCGGGGCCACGGAGGTCGAGTTCCGGTTGGACAGCGAGTTGGTGGTGCGGCAGCTCAGCGGCGAATGGCGCATCAAGCACGCCGGTCTGCGCCCGCTGGCGGAACGCGTCCGGGCCGCCCAGCCGGACGGGGCGCGGGTGCGCTACGCCCATGTCAGCCGAGAGGCCAACGTCTTGGCGGACCGGCTGGCCAACTGGGCGCTGGACCGCATCGATCCGGCAGACGCCACGCCGGGCTAG
- the rsmH gene encoding 16S rRNA (cytosine(1402)-N(4))-methyltransferase RsmH, giving the protein MPPLRPPYTKSPKGASAVHAPVLVAAVIDLTGVSRGGSYVDATAGAGGHTQALLTAGAARVLALDADPDAVERLRDRFAHDSRVSPVQANFRDLARVAPAHGFDRADGVIFDLGLSSDQLDDPSRGFSFQHDGPLDMRFDPNDGRPALDLVNHLPEPELAELLRRYGDERRAGRIARRIVQRRPITTTAVLAATVKRAIPGRQRIHPATRTFQALRMAVNDEMGALTAGLQAAHDLAAPDGRVAVIAFHSHEDRIVKHRFRAWADAGTAEILTRSPLRADAAEVTANRRARSAKLRAALLTLPH; this is encoded by the coding sequence GTGCCTCCCCTGCGTCCCCCATACACCAAATCTCCGAAGGGAGCGTCGGCAGTTCACGCTCCAGTGCTCGTTGCGGCGGTCATTGATCTCACGGGAGTTTCACGCGGGGGGAGCTACGTGGACGCGACGGCCGGCGCCGGGGGGCACACCCAAGCACTCCTAACCGCCGGAGCCGCACGCGTCCTGGCCCTCGATGCCGATCCCGACGCGGTGGAGCGGCTTCGCGACAGATTCGCTCACGATTCCCGCGTGTCGCCCGTGCAGGCGAACTTCCGTGACCTGGCGCGCGTCGCCCCGGCCCACGGCTTCGACCGCGCCGACGGGGTGATTTTCGACCTCGGACTGTCCAGCGATCAGCTCGACGATCCGTCGCGCGGATTCTCATTTCAGCACGACGGGCCGCTCGACATGCGCTTCGATCCGAACGACGGCCGACCCGCCCTGGACCTCGTCAACCACCTGCCGGAACCCGAGCTGGCGGAGCTGCTGCGCCGCTATGGCGACGAGCGACGCGCTGGGCGCATTGCCCGCCGCATCGTGCAGCGCCGGCCGATCACCACCACCGCGGTGCTGGCGGCGACGGTGAAGCGCGCCATCCCCGGTCGCCAGCGAATCCATCCGGCCACCCGCACGTTTCAGGCGTTGCGCATGGCCGTCAACGACGAGATGGGCGCCCTGACGGCCGGCCTGCAGGCCGCGCACGATCTGGCCGCCCCGGATGGCCGCGTGGCGGTAATCGCGTTCCACAGCCACGAGGACCGCATCGTCAAGCACCGGTTCCGCGCCTGGGCCGACGCGGGAACCGCCGAGATTCTCACGCGCTCGCCGCTGCGCGCCGACGCCGCCGAAGTGACAGCCAATCGGCGGGCGCGCAGCGCCAAGCTGCGCGCCGCGCTTCTGACGCTGCCCCACTGA
- a CDS encoding penicillin-binding protein 2, protein MPRSPASASRRPVTDRAGAPADPSRRLAVMLGGAALGASVLGWRLYDWHVNQAADLAARGAGELLARTELHPRRGTIFDISGDVLAIERSAISVVADPSVVHEESAPFDIANRLEDILGLDPISVANAISNPRSRYALLARGILDDEHRRLRSAVAADELPGIRLEPDRVRVYPNGRLGSHVLGFLGERVDRPGDVVGQAGVEAHYDDLLSGSPGLRTSDLDRLGREIPIGRHNLLPARHGSHLTLTLNRTIQHIVEEELEVAVERFSAASGSVIMLDPRTGAILALANVPDYDPARVHEYQSFGPEFANRALSHVYEPGSTFKLVTMAAGLDSKSITTESTHDLPGTIRYFGEEFKNWDLQTYPDQNMTSVLRHSSNTGAIFVADKTGPDRFYRYIDKFGFGEISGVDLSGEVPGIVRRRGDRGWFQADLAANSFGHGIGVTALQIAAAIGAIANDGVLMRPHIVRAVEHPDGRRGFVQPQEVRRVVSVEAAHELMRMMESAEGGIPNNPATVAGYRTAGKTGTSEIPVGGRFQSDLSIASYVGFGPLEDPQLLTLVVINRPQEGYFGAFVASPTFQRIMTRVFSYLRIPARAA, encoded by the coding sequence GTGCCAAGATCACCAGCCTCCGCGAGTAGGCGCCCGGTCACCGACCGCGCCGGCGCGCCCGCCGACCCGAGCCGGCGTCTGGCGGTGATGCTCGGGGGCGCCGCGCTTGGGGCTAGCGTCCTCGGTTGGCGCCTGTACGACTGGCATGTCAACCAGGCGGCGGATCTGGCCGCCCGCGGCGCCGGTGAGCTGCTGGCACGGACCGAGCTGCACCCGCGACGAGGCACGATCTTCGACATTTCCGGCGACGTGCTGGCCATCGAGCGCAGCGCGATCAGCGTGGTGGCGGACCCAAGCGTGGTGCACGAGGAGAGCGCCCCCTTCGACATCGCCAACCGCCTCGAGGACATCCTGGGTCTCGATCCTATTTCGGTTGCCAACGCGATCAGCAACCCGCGATCCCGCTATGCGCTGCTGGCGCGCGGCATCTTGGACGACGAGCATCGGCGGTTGCGGAGCGCCGTCGCGGCCGATGAGCTGCCGGGCATCAGACTCGAGCCGGATCGCGTGCGCGTCTACCCCAACGGCCGGCTCGGCTCCCACGTGCTGGGCTTTCTCGGCGAGCGCGTCGATCGACCCGGCGATGTTGTGGGACAGGCCGGGGTGGAGGCGCACTACGACGACCTGCTGTCCGGCAGCCCCGGCCTGCGCACGTCGGACCTTGACCGTCTGGGCCGCGAGATCCCGATCGGGCGTCACAACTTGCTGCCGGCCCGCCACGGGTCGCATCTCACGCTCACCCTCAATCGCACCATTCAGCACATCGTGGAGGAAGAGCTCGAGGTCGCGGTCGAGCGCTTCAGCGCGGCGTCGGGCTCGGTGATCATGCTGGACCCGCGCACCGGGGCGATCCTCGCGCTGGCCAACGTGCCGGACTATGACCCGGCGCGGGTGCACGAATACCAGTCCTTCGGCCCGGAGTTCGCCAACCGCGCGCTGAGCCACGTCTACGAGCCGGGCAGCACGTTCAAGCTCGTCACCATGGCCGCCGGCCTGGACAGCAAGTCCATCACGACCGAATCGACCCATGACCTGCCGGGAACCATTCGCTACTTCGGCGAGGAGTTCAAGAACTGGGACTTGCAGACCTATCCCGACCAAAACATGACGAGCGTCCTGCGTCATTCGAGCAATACCGGCGCCATCTTCGTGGCGGACAAGACTGGTCCGGACCGCTTTTACAGGTACATCGACAAGTTTGGCTTCGGTGAGATCAGCGGCGTGGACCTCAGCGGCGAGGTGCCGGGCATCGTGCGCCGGCGCGGCGACCGTGGGTGGTTCCAGGCCGACCTGGCGGCCAACTCGTTCGGCCATGGGATCGGGGTAACCGCGCTCCAGATCGCCGCCGCCATCGGCGCGATCGCCAACGACGGCGTGCTCATGCGTCCCCACATCGTGCGGGCGGTTGAGCACCCGGACGGCCGGCGAGGCTTCGTGCAGCCGCAGGAGGTGCGACGGGTCGTTTCAGTCGAAGCGGCGCACGAGCTCATGCGGATGATGGAGAGCGCCGAAGGCGGCATTCCGAACAATCCCGCGACCGTGGCCGGATATCGCACCGCCGGCAAGACCGGCACCTCGGAAATCCCGGTCGGCGGGCGCTTTCAATCCGACCTCTCGATCGCGTCCTACGTGGGATTCGGCCCGCTGGAGGATCCCCAGCTGCTCACGCTGGTGGTCATCAACCGGCCCCAAGAGGGCTATTTCGGCGCCTTCGTGGCGTCGCCGACGTTCCAGCGCATCATGACCCGGGTTTTTTCGTACCTGCGAATCCCGGCGCGGGCTGCCTGA
- the murB gene encoding UDP-N-acetylmuramate dehydrogenase: MSASPALPEHLAVREREPLARHSTFGVGGPADLWVEVHAVDDFVAVLDAAEAAGAPRTVVGHGTNLLVADAGIEGLVISNNCVGLSFDAAAGLARVESGHTMARLARQAAAGGHAGLGFAIGVPGTVGGAVFGNAGAWGSDIAAVLTSAEVWYPDGVRQLGPDDLAFAYRHSALQNDPQAPVVLSASLAIQPGDPDALQAQLETFARRRLDTQPRGQNAGSFFKNPSGDYAGRLIESSGLKGCARGGAFVSPMHANFISNDGTATAADILALALHVQTTVQQRHGIRLEPEVRVLGRWEAAVSELMA; the protein is encoded by the coding sequence ATGAGCGCGTCGCCGGCGCTCCCGGAGCACCTCGCCGTGCGCGAGCGCGAGCCGCTGGCGCGCCACTCCACCTTCGGCGTGGGCGGACCGGCAGACCTCTGGGTCGAAGTGCACGCGGTGGATGACTTCGTGGCGGTTCTCGATGCCGCCGAGGCGGCCGGGGCGCCGCGCACGGTGGTGGGACACGGCACGAACCTGCTGGTCGCCGACGCCGGCATCGAGGGCCTGGTGATCAGCAACAACTGCGTCGGATTGTCGTTTGACGCGGCCGCCGGCCTGGCGCGCGTCGAATCGGGACACACGATGGCGCGGCTTGCCCGGCAGGCCGCCGCAGGCGGGCACGCGGGGCTCGGGTTCGCGATCGGGGTGCCCGGAACGGTTGGCGGCGCCGTGTTTGGCAACGCCGGCGCCTGGGGCAGCGATATCGCGGCGGTGCTGACGTCAGCCGAGGTCTGGTATCCCGACGGCGTGCGACAGCTTGGCCCGGACGACCTGGCGTTCGCCTATCGGCACAGCGCCTTGCAGAACGATCCTCAAGCGCCGGTGGTGCTGAGCGCGTCCCTCGCCATCCAGCCTGGCGACCCCGACGCGCTGCAGGCGCAGCTGGAGACCTTCGCGCGCCGTCGATTGGATACCCAGCCGCGCGGCCAAAACGCCGGCTCGTTCTTCAAGAACCCGAGCGGTGACTACGCGGGGCGCCTCATCGAGTCTTCGGGACTCAAGGGATGCGCTCGCGGCGGGGCCTTCGTGTCGCCGATGCACGCCAACTTCATCAGCAACGACGGCACCGCCACGGCGGCGGACATCCTGGCGCTGGCGTTGCACGTGCAGACCACCGTCCAGCAGCGGCACGGAATTCGACTGGAGCCCGAAGTTCGCGTGCTGGGTCGCTGGGAGGCCGCCGTCTCGGAGCTGATGGCATGA
- a CDS encoding UDP-N-acetylglucosamine--N-acetylmuramyl-(pentapeptide) pyrophosphoryl-undecaprenol N-acetylglucosamine transferase encodes MRIVLAGGGTAGHIFPTLAVARRLRKLLGDAEADLTIVCGARELDRELYRGVEFDLFPIRVRGIVGVGLARLPARLWRLGVSTVAVWRDLGARPPDAIVLSGGYVSVPVMLAGWLRGIPRLIFSGDAQLGWATKALAPLATVATVAFREAVGQLRGTRVEFTGYPLREAFAHPDRDAGRARVGVALDEPLVLVVGGSQGAHAVNAAIARDLTQLLDRAVIVHVTGRGDFEWLASVRERLSPDRRARYHVHAFINEGFADLMAAADLIVTRSGATAVAELGAVGAPAVIAPGAFGAGHQIATANAVAASGSAVILLEDDLARGKLASTITDLLADTPRLEQMRGASAKRGRPDAADAVARLAIGLADPTWQAAPA; translated from the coding sequence ATGAGAATCGTGCTGGCCGGCGGCGGCACCGCCGGACATATCTTCCCGACCCTGGCCGTCGCGCGGCGCTTGCGCAAGCTGCTGGGCGACGCGGAGGCCGACCTCACCATCGTGTGCGGGGCGCGTGAACTCGACCGCGAGCTATATCGCGGCGTGGAGTTCGACCTCTTTCCGATTCGCGTCCGCGGCATCGTGGGTGTGGGGTTGGCCCGGCTCCCGGCACGGCTGTGGCGCCTGGGCGTCTCGACGGTTGCCGTGTGGCGCGACCTTGGCGCCCGACCGCCCGACGCGATCGTCCTGAGCGGCGGCTACGTCAGCGTGCCCGTCATGCTGGCCGGGTGGCTGCGGGGCATTCCCCGCCTGATCTTCTCGGGCGACGCGCAGCTGGGATGGGCCACCAAGGCGCTGGCCCCATTGGCCACCGTCGCCACGGTGGCATTCCGCGAGGCGGTAGGGCAGCTGCGCGGCACGCGCGTCGAGTTCACCGGGTATCCCCTGCGGGAAGCCTTTGCCCATCCCGATCGCGACGCGGGCCGGGCTCGCGTCGGCGTGGCGTTGGACGAGCCATTGGTGCTGGTGGTGGGCGGCAGCCAGGGCGCGCATGCGGTCAACGCCGCCATCGCCCGGGATCTCACCCAATTGCTCGACCGCGCCGTCATCGTGCACGTCACCGGGCGGGGCGATTTCGAGTGGCTCGCGTCGGTGCGTGAGCGCCTTTCCCCGGACCGGCGCGCGCGCTATCACGTCCACGCCTTCATCAATGAGGGCTTCGCCGACCTTATGGCCGCGGCCGACCTGATCGTGACGCGCTCCGGCGCGACGGCGGTGGCGGAGCTCGGCGCCGTCGGCGCCCCGGCCGTGATCGCGCCCGGCGCGTTCGGGGCCGGACACCAAATCGCCACGGCAAACGCCGTCGCGGCGTCCGGCTCGGCGGTCATTCTGTTGGAGGATGACCTGGCCCGCGGCAAGCTGGCGTCGACCATCACCGATCTCTTGGCCGACACGCCGCGGTTGGAGCAGATGCGTGGCGCCTCGGCCAAGCGCGGTCGACCGGACGCCGCGGATGCCGTGGCCCGGCTCGCGATCGGGCTCGCCGATCCGACCTGGCAGGCGGCCCCGGCATGA
- the murC gene encoding UDP-N-acetylmuramate--L-alanine ligase has product MSAAGRLLGADVRRVHVVGIAGAGMSGVAAALLDLELRVSGSDLRATAATEQLQARGARIHRGHDAGNVAGADLVVHSAAVPADNPELVEARTRGVPVASRAAIIAELFNASRGIAVAGTHGKSTTSAMIAAVLRQTGRDPSFLLGAASPSLDHANGRYRRDSWMVVEADEFDSAFLAYRPEIAVITNLERDHLDYFGTEARMVEAFAAFAAGLPADARLIARGDVAHLRRVAAGAPTPALWFGPDEAWDVETYTPAAGGSEVAFRTPHGPMACRLPLRGRHNAWNALAALTACTLAGVPVDEAACALESFGGVERRLQLRACGGGVRVLEDYAHHPTAVRATIAAAREFTHRRLWAIYQPLLRSRTLDLLDDFVDAFAGADRVTFAEIYSPPGREHGIDASSALLAARVRHSDACFLPSFDAIADLVAADAADGDVILVMGPDSVTPLADRISVWVDTRAAA; this is encoded by the coding sequence ATGAGCGCCGCCGGCCGGCTGCTCGGAGCGGACGTGCGCCGCGTGCACGTGGTCGGCATTGCCGGCGCGGGCATGTCCGGCGTGGCGGCCGCGCTGCTCGATCTCGAGCTTCGGGTCAGCGGCAGCGACCTGCGCGCCACGGCCGCGACGGAACAGCTGCAGGCGCGCGGCGCGCGGATTCATCGCGGCCACGACGCGGGTAACGTGGCCGGCGCCGACCTGGTGGTGCATTCCGCCGCCGTTCCCGCCGACAATCCGGAGCTTGTCGAGGCCCGGACCCGCGGCGTGCCGGTGGCCTCGCGCGCGGCGATCATCGCCGAGCTCTTCAACGCGTCTCGCGGCATCGCCGTCGCCGGCACGCATGGCAAGTCCACCACGAGCGCCATGATCGCGGCGGTGCTGCGGCAGACCGGCCGCGATCCCAGCTTTCTCCTCGGCGCCGCCAGCCCCTCGCTCGATCACGCCAACGGGCGCTACCGCCGGGACAGCTGGATGGTGGTGGAAGCCGACGAGTTCGACTCGGCGTTCCTCGCCTATCGGCCCGAGATTGCCGTGATCACCAACCTAGAGCGCGATCACCTGGATTACTTTGGGACCGAGGCGCGCATGGTGGAGGCCTTCGCGGCCTTCGCAGCCGGACTTCCCGCCGACGCCCGACTGATCGCCCGCGGCGATGTGGCTCACTTGCGCCGTGTCGCGGCCGGCGCACCCACGCCGGCGCTGTGGTTCGGACCGGACGAGGCGTGGGATGTCGAGACCTACACGCCGGCGGCCGGCGGAAGCGAGGTGGCGTTCCGCACGCCGCACGGGCCGATGGCCTGCCGGCTGCCGCTGCGCGGGCGTCACAACGCCTGGAACGCGCTGGCGGCGCTGACGGCCTGCACGCTGGCCGGGGTGCCCGTGGACGAGGCCGCGTGCGCGCTCGAGTCGTTCGGCGGGGTGGAGCGCCGCTTGCAGCTGCGCGCCTGCGGCGGCGGCGTGCGGGTGCTGGAGGACTACGCCCATCATCCGACCGCCGTGCGCGCCACCATCGCGGCCGCGCGCGAGTTCACCCATCGGCGGCTGTGGGCGATCTACCAGCCGCTGCTCCGCAGCCGCACGCTCGACCTGCTGGACGACTTTGTCGATGCGTTTGCGGGCGCCGACCGCGTCACCTTTGCCGAAATCTATTCGCCACCCGGCCGCGAACACGGAATCGATGCCAGCTCGGCGCTGCTGGCCGCCCGGGTGCGACATTCCGACGCATGCTTCCTCCCGTCCTTCGACGCCATCGCCGACCTAGTGGCCGCCGACGCGGCCGACGGCGACGTGATCCTGGTAATGGGTCCCGACTCCGTGACCCCGCTGGCCGATCGCATCAGCGTTTGGGTCGACACGCGGGCCGCGGCATGA